One segment of Nostoc piscinale CENA21 DNA contains the following:
- a CDS encoding serine/threonine protein kinase, giving the protein MSHIPQRAVHCINPDCQRPYPQPWGNKFCNSCGALLQLLDRYVPIQPLGSGGFAQIYTVWDEKTQTEKVLKVLVEDSPKAQELFTQEAAVLISLQHPGVPKVEADGFFQVNITSPKPRQLACLVMEKINGPTLDEIMNNYPQGCPENLVLNWFTQAVKILQELHKCQIIHRDIKPSNLMLRIPASTAPPTQARTGWEQLVLIDFGGVKQMNAAMQRRESSSTRLFSSGYSPPEQVTGGNVGPAADFYALGRTMIELLTGKYPPEMEDLQTGELRWRNRVNINSQFADLLDEMVKEDVRSRPSNAAIILKRLAKINKSAKPQSFSQPPNSNSASNNLTRLIQTIEQAFTDFLTAIGKTALFLAKALLKIIQACVAIIWAMLLSSLGACCGTIIGFFVAYRTILGDRIVELIMGQLPGLIPNSQTNFGPDILVFMSAGLGTAWGLTISGCFGQRRRFLVVSLMGMISYGFGWLFWELISSKQSSDGLVVMIAVSIFLLSLSFGFRSHHIVYALVAALGTALIFSGLFILGFPTTVFYFSPQPLWSELGLPLALFVLVAIFTSFWLGVSHYLIVPGLRFLGWR; this is encoded by the coding sequence GTGTCCCATATCCCTCAAAGGGCGGTTCACTGCATAAATCCTGATTGTCAACGTCCTTACCCCCAACCTTGGGGAAACAAATTTTGTAACAGTTGTGGCGCATTACTACAGCTGCTAGACCGCTATGTCCCTATTCAACCACTGGGTTCTGGTGGTTTTGCCCAAATTTATACAGTTTGGGATGAAAAAACTCAAACAGAAAAGGTGCTAAAAGTTTTGGTGGAAGATTCACCAAAAGCCCAGGAATTATTTACACAAGAAGCCGCAGTTTTAATTAGTTTGCAGCATCCTGGTGTTCCGAAAGTCGAAGCTGATGGTTTTTTTCAGGTAAATATCACTAGTCCAAAACCGCGCCAGTTAGCTTGTTTGGTGATGGAAAAAATTAACGGGCCGACTCTGGATGAAATTATGAATAACTATCCTCAAGGATGTCCAGAGAATTTGGTACTCAACTGGTTCACCCAAGCTGTCAAGATTTTACAAGAACTGCACAAATGCCAAATTATTCACCGCGATATTAAACCTTCTAACTTAATGTTGCGGATACCAGCCTCAACCGCACCACCAACACAAGCAAGAACAGGGTGGGAACAATTAGTATTAATTGATTTTGGCGGTGTTAAACAAATGAACGCCGCTATGCAGCGTCGAGAATCAAGTTCAACGCGGTTATTTTCTTCTGGTTACAGTCCGCCAGAACAAGTCACAGGGGGAAATGTGGGGCCTGCGGCTGATTTTTACGCTCTTGGCCGGACAATGATTGAATTACTCACAGGTAAGTATCCGCCAGAGATGGAAGATTTGCAGACTGGAGAATTGCGCTGGCGGAATCGAGTCAATATCAACTCACAGTTTGCTGATTTACTTGATGAGATGGTAAAAGAAGACGTACGATCGCGTCCATCTAATGCAGCCATCATTCTCAAACGGTTAGCAAAAATTAACAAATCTGCGAAACCACAGTCATTCTCCCAACCACCAAACTCAAATTCAGCCAGCAACAACTTAACAAGGCTAATTCAAACCATTGAACAAGCTTTTACTGATTTTCTCACAGCAATTGGTAAAACAGCCTTGTTTCTTGCCAAAGCCTTGCTGAAAATAATTCAGGCTTGTGTGGCGATTATTTGGGCAATGCTACTATCTAGTCTAGGAGCTTGTTGCGGCACAATTATCGGTTTTTTTGTAGCTTACCGCACAATTTTAGGCGATCGCATTGTGGAATTAATCATGGGTCAGCTACCAGGACTAATTCCCAATTCTCAGACTAACTTTGGCCCAGATATTTTAGTCTTTATGAGTGCGGGCTTGGGAACTGCCTGGGGACTCACCATATCTGGATGTTTTGGTCAACGACGACGGTTTTTAGTCGTATCACTCATGGGTATGATCAGCTATGGATTTGGTTGGTTATTTTGGGAACTCATTTCCTCCAAACAAAGCAGTGACGGTTTAGTTGTGATGATTGCTGTTTCAATATTTTTACTATCTCTCAGCTTTGGGTTTCGCAGTCATCACATAGTTTATGCCTTAGTAGCCGCTTTAGGCACAGCACTGATTTTTTCCGGCTTATTTATTTTAGGTTTCCCCACCACAGTCTTTTACTTTTCACCCCAGCCACTGTGGTCAGAATTAGGTCTACCCTTGGCTTTATTTGTTTTAGTCGCCATTTTCACAAGCTTTTGGCTAGGAGTCAGTCACTACTTAATTGTTCCCGGACTGCGTTTCTTGGGATGGCGCTAA
- a CDS encoding phosphoribulokinase, whose translation MSRPIILGIVGDSAAGKTTLTRGIAQVLGPENVTLICTDDYHRYDRKQRAEIGITALHPDCNHLDIMQQHLSLLRTGQPILKPVYSHKTGTFEPPLYIKPNKFVIIEGLLGYSTRAARDCYDVKVYLAPPEPIRAKWKVKRDTQKRGYTPEQVLAELEKREPDSEQFIRPQRQWSDIVVSFYPPNGEEDETNGHLNVRLVLRPTIPHPDFTPIINLTSGDAGSAIRLGLDRDMNKPVDVLEVDGHATLEQVNKLEHIICSDMPHLHSVCDRESNPELGKIAGTTGETLQSYPLALTQLIITYHMLKATQMYQ comes from the coding sequence ATGAGCCGTCCAATAATTCTTGGGATTGTGGGTGATAGTGCTGCGGGAAAAACAACACTAACTAGAGGTATCGCTCAAGTACTAGGGCCAGAAAATGTCACGCTGATTTGTACAGATGATTACCACCGTTATGATCGCAAACAACGTGCTGAAATTGGCATTACAGCTTTACACCCAGACTGCAACCATTTAGATATTATGCAGCAGCACCTGTCTTTACTCCGCACAGGACAGCCAATTCTCAAACCTGTGTATAGCCACAAAACAGGTACTTTTGAACCACCCCTATACATTAAGCCGAATAAATTTGTAATTATAGAAGGCTTACTGGGCTATTCTACCCGTGCCGCCCGCGATTGTTATGATGTTAAAGTTTATCTTGCGCCTCCCGAACCCATACGCGCCAAGTGGAAAGTTAAACGGGACACGCAAAAACGCGGCTACACTCCCGAACAAGTATTAGCAGAATTAGAAAAACGCGAACCAGACTCAGAACAATTTATTCGTCCCCAACGCCAATGGTCAGATATAGTAGTGAGTTTTTATCCACCTAACGGTGAAGAGGATGAAACCAATGGCCATCTCAATGTGCGGTTAGTGCTGCGTCCTACTATTCCCCATCCAGATTTCACACCGATTATCAACTTGACCAGTGGTGATGCTGGTTCAGCCATTCGTTTGGGACTAGACCGCGATATGAATAAACCAGTGGATGTGTTAGAAGTGGATGGTCACGCGACTTTAGAGCAGGTGAATAAACTAGAACATATCATCTGTTCGGATATGCCCCATTTACATAGTGTATGCGATCGCGAAAGTAATCCTGAGCTTGGCAAAATTGCTGGTACAACTGGCGAAACCTTACAAAGCTATCCCTTGGCTTTGACCCAGTTAATTATTACTTATCACATGCTGAAGGCGACGCAAATGTATCAGTAG